A single region of the Phalacrocorax carbo chromosome 4, bPhaCar2.1, whole genome shotgun sequence genome encodes:
- the ENOPH1 gene encoding enolase-phosphatase E1, which translates to MGVLPVPAEVHAILLDIEGTTTPIAFVQETLFPYIKDNVKEYLRTHWEEEECQQDVGLLRKQAQEDSSLDGAVPIPLESGSGEEELERVIQAVVDNVHWQMSLDRKTTALKQLQGHMWRAAYATGHVKGEIFEDVVPAIRKWREAGMKVYIYSSGSIEAQKLLFGYSTEGDILELFDGHFDNKIGPKVESESYRRIAASIGCATNNILFLTDVPREANAAEEADTHVAVVIRPGNAGLTDDEKSYYSLISSFTELFLPSST; encoded by the exons atgggcgtgctgccggtgccggcggAGGTACACGCCATCCTGCTGGACATCGAGGGCACCACCACCCCCATCGCCTTCGTCCAG GAGACCTTGTTCCCTTACATAAAAGACAATGTGAAGGAGTATCTGCGCACTcactgggaggaggaggagtgccAGCAGGATGTTGGACTTCTGAGGAAACAG GCTCAGGAGGACTCCAGCTTGGATGGGGCTGTGCCAATTCCTTTGGAGAGCGGAAGCGGTGAAGAGGAGTTGGAGCGGGTCATCCAGGCGGTTGTAGACAATGTGCACTGGCAGATGTCTCTGGACAGGAAGACTACAGCACTGAAGCAGCTGCAGGGTCACATGTGGAGGGCAGCCTATGCAACCGGGCATGTGAAAGGAGA AATCTTCGAGGACGTGGTTCCAGCCATCCGGAAGTGGCGGGAAGCAGGGATGAAGGTCTATATCTACTCCTCGGGCAGCATCGAGGCTCAGAAGCTTCTGTTCGGATACTCTACAGAAGGTGATATCCTAGAG ctCTTTGATGGCCACTTTGATAACAAAATAGGCCCCAAGGTAGAAAGTGAGAGCTACAGAAGGATTGCCGCCAGTATTGGGTGCGCCACCAACAACATCCTCTTCCTGACAGATGTCCCTCGAG AGGCCAACGCAGCCGAGGAAGCAGATACTCACGTGGCTGTGGTGATCAGACCAGGCAACGCAGGACTGACGGATGATGAGAAATCATATTACAGCCTCATTTCATCTTTTACTGAActtttcctgccttcctccaCTTAG
- the TMEM150C gene encoding transmembrane protein 150C isoform X3 has translation MACMDGKKCSVWMFLPLVFTLFTSAGLWIVYFIAVEDNKILPLNVPDRKPGSERPPYISIAGDAPPASCVFSQVMNMAAFLALVMAVLRFIQLKPKVLNPWLNVSGLVALCLASFGMTLLGNFQLSNDEEIHNVGTSLTFGFGTLACWIQSALTLKINLKNEGRKAGIPRVALSASITLCVVLYFILMAQGVHMHASRLQWGLVMCFLCYFGTFAVEFRHYRFEIVCSEYQENFLSFSESLSEASEYQTDQV, from the exons ATGGCCT GTATGGATGGGAAGAAATGCAGCGTGTGGATGTTTTTACCTCTTGTGTTTACTCTGTTTACATCAGCTGGATTATGGATAGT GTACTTTATAGCAGTGGAAGATAACAAAATTCTCCCACTAAATGTACCAGATAG AAAACCTGGTTCTGAAAGACCACCTTATATAAG tatTGCAGGTGATGCACCTCCTGCAAGCTGCGTATTTAGCCAAGTCATGAATATGGCGGCATTTCTAG CACTTGTCATGGCTGTCCTGCGCTTCATTCAGCTGAAGCCGAAGGTGTTAAACCCTTGGCTGAATGTCAGCGGCCTGGTGGCATTATGCTTGGCATCTTTTGGGATGACCCTACTTGGCAACTTTCAG CTTTCCAATGATGAGGAGATCCACAATGTGGGCACATCACTGACCTTTGGCTTTGGGACCTTGGCATGCTGGATCCAGTCTGCCCTCACCCTCAAGATCAACCTGAAGAATGAGGGACGGAAAGCTGGGATTCCACGAGTCGCCCTGTCGGCCAGCATCACCCTCTGTGTGGTGCTCT ATTTCATCCTCATGGCACAGGGCGTCCACATGCATGCTTCCAGGTTACAGTGGGGCCTGGTGATGTGCTTCCTGTGCTACTTTGGCACCTTTGCAGTGGAGTTCAGGCACTACAGATTTGAGATCGTTTGCTCTGAGTACCAGGAAAACTTTCTGagtttttctgaaagcttaTCAGAAGCCTCGGAGTACCAGACAGATCAGGTGTAG
- the TMEM150C gene encoding transmembrane protein 150C isoform X1: MTVQALLIVQVGSRGSQCRLMSLVLKQHVPDLYNAKCEKGRLSPEEFSVHISGCKTAAQHQQLNGLYFIAVEDNKILPLNVPDRKPGSERPPYISIAGDAPPASCVFSQVMNMAAFLALVMAVLRFIQLKPKVLNPWLNVSGLVALCLASFGMTLLGNFQLSNDEEIHNVGTSLTFGFGTLACWIQSALTLKINLKNEGRKAGIPRVALSASITLCVVLYFILMAQGVHMHASRLQWGLVMCFLCYFGTFAVEFRHYRFEIVCSEYQENFLSFSESLSEASEYQTDQV; the protein is encoded by the exons ATGACTGTCCAAGCCCTGCTTATTGTACAAGTGGGATCTCGTGGAAGTCAGTGCAGGCTGAT GAGCCTGGTCTTGAAGCAGCACGTGCCTGATTTGTACAACGCCAAATGCGAGAAAGGCAGACTCAGCCCAGAAGAGTTTTCAGTCCATATCTCTGGCTGTAAGACAGCAGCTCAACACCAGCAACTAAATGGCCT GTACTTTATAGCAGTGGAAGATAACAAAATTCTCCCACTAAATGTACCAGATAG AAAACCTGGTTCTGAAAGACCACCTTATATAAG tatTGCAGGTGATGCACCTCCTGCAAGCTGCGTATTTAGCCAAGTCATGAATATGGCGGCATTTCTAG CACTTGTCATGGCTGTCCTGCGCTTCATTCAGCTGAAGCCGAAGGTGTTAAACCCTTGGCTGAATGTCAGCGGCCTGGTGGCATTATGCTTGGCATCTTTTGGGATGACCCTACTTGGCAACTTTCAG CTTTCCAATGATGAGGAGATCCACAATGTGGGCACATCACTGACCTTTGGCTTTGGGACCTTGGCATGCTGGATCCAGTCTGCCCTCACCCTCAAGATCAACCTGAAGAATGAGGGACGGAAAGCTGGGATTCCACGAGTCGCCCTGTCGGCCAGCATCACCCTCTGTGTGGTGCTCT ATTTCATCCTCATGGCACAGGGCGTCCACATGCATGCTTCCAGGTTACAGTGGGGCCTGGTGATGTGCTTCCTGTGCTACTTTGGCACCTTTGCAGTGGAGTTCAGGCACTACAGATTTGAGATCGTTTGCTCTGAGTACCAGGAAAACTTTCTGagtttttctgaaagcttaTCAGAAGCCTCGGAGTACCAGACAGATCAGGTGTAG
- the TMEM150C gene encoding transmembrane protein 150C isoform X2 produces MASGMDGKKCSVWMFLPLVFTLFTSAGLWIVYFIAVEDNKILPLNVPDRKPGSERPPYISIAGDAPPASCVFSQVMNMAAFLALVMAVLRFIQLKPKVLNPWLNVSGLVALCLASFGMTLLGNFQLSNDEEIHNVGTSLTFGFGTLACWIQSALTLKINLKNEGRKAGIPRVALSASITLCVVLYFILMAQGVHMHASRLQWGLVMCFLCYFGTFAVEFRHYRFEIVCSEYQENFLSFSESLSEASEYQTDQV; encoded by the exons ATGGCCT CAGGTATGGATGGGAAGAAATGCAGCGTGTGGATGTTTTTACCTCTTGTGTTTACTCTGTTTACATCAGCTGGATTATGGATAGT GTACTTTATAGCAGTGGAAGATAACAAAATTCTCCCACTAAATGTACCAGATAG AAAACCTGGTTCTGAAAGACCACCTTATATAAG tatTGCAGGTGATGCACCTCCTGCAAGCTGCGTATTTAGCCAAGTCATGAATATGGCGGCATTTCTAG CACTTGTCATGGCTGTCCTGCGCTTCATTCAGCTGAAGCCGAAGGTGTTAAACCCTTGGCTGAATGTCAGCGGCCTGGTGGCATTATGCTTGGCATCTTTTGGGATGACCCTACTTGGCAACTTTCAG CTTTCCAATGATGAGGAGATCCACAATGTGGGCACATCACTGACCTTTGGCTTTGGGACCTTGGCATGCTGGATCCAGTCTGCCCTCACCCTCAAGATCAACCTGAAGAATGAGGGACGGAAAGCTGGGATTCCACGAGTCGCCCTGTCGGCCAGCATCACCCTCTGTGTGGTGCTCT ATTTCATCCTCATGGCACAGGGCGTCCACATGCATGCTTCCAGGTTACAGTGGGGCCTGGTGATGTGCTTCCTGTGCTACTTTGGCACCTTTGCAGTGGAGTTCAGGCACTACAGATTTGAGATCGTTTGCTCTGAGTACCAGGAAAACTTTCTGagtttttctgaaagcttaTCAGAAGCCTCGGAGTACCAGACAGATCAGGTGTAG